One Acropora palmata chromosome 2, jaAcrPala1.3, whole genome shotgun sequence genomic window, AGCACTTTAACTTATTCCTGTTGTTTTTCTAGCAGAGTCTGGAAGAGCAATTAGCCGCCGGGCAAATGTCATTCCGGGCTGCACCTCTTTACATGTCACTGGTGTACATTCCAATAGGACGTGCCATGGCAAATTTCGTAGGAAATTACATTGGAAAGTATTTATAGCGGAATACTTTGAGATCGAGACAGTTGTGGACCATATCAGTTCTGACAAGTCGTGTAGTGTCTTTTAAGTGCGTCATTGAAGTGAACAGCAGCAGAGGGGAGCGAAAATTTCCTGGGCTTTGTGTTTCATCGCGCACCTCCACAACAAATGACCCAAAGCTGTCTAAGTCCTGGACCACTTAGAGAGGGTTTTACCACGTCAATGAAGGCAGGCGGGAGCAGTTTTTAATTCACAATCACGACAGTAGATATTTAAGTTGACGCTCAGTTACCCTTTAAAGCTCAGCTTCTGAGAAGAAATTAATGGTCAATTGAACCAAATGAACCTAATAATCTACCGGAGTATTGTGACGGTGATAGAAGATACGACCTCTTGATTAAAAATGCTCGCAACTATTTCATTCCTCAGTAGGTAGGATTCCATACTGGAGGGaccaaattttattgaattctgtttctttttcataaaaggGCACATGAGATAGCCAGCACAGCAGGCGTTATTTGGGGGCGCTCTTTATTTCTGGCGCAACGAGAGACACGCgagggaagaaaaaaagatatttataaTCATATATAATATTCTACTCTATAGCTTCACATTGACCGATAACTGAGACTAGATAACGCAGAAAACTGGAAAGGGGTGCAATATCCAGAGTTAAGAACTTCCTAGATAGCAAGAACAAATACAGTCTTATACCGTTATTTTCGCCGCGGATAACTTGAGTAATGGCTTTCGCTATGTTATCCGACTGATTTCTTGATTCTCCCGAGGAAAGATCTTATAGGTGCAAatcgggttcgaatcccgttgaagccctgatatttttcaggcttcttccttccaattgttttaatataatataataaattggaaatttactgcaatgatcactcttcactttcaggTCCAAATCAGTAGCTTAACGTCCAATCGAAATTATAACTAAAATtcagcataaaaaaaaagttgaatcGAGTAACGATCAGGTAAGCACGCGCTCTGGAGTTAAACTTGCACTCGATATATCCTCGAGGGGCAGTAAAATAATAGACTTATTTCTCATTTGCTTAGGTTTGATACAGAGCTTTTTGTCAGTTTCATCGAGTAAGAGCTCGAAAGGTATTCAAGGAGAGAAAATAGTGACATGTATAATAACACACCAAGAGCTAGCCGTCGCCAGTTGACAACTGCATTCTACTCCTTGTCTCTGACTTgcgaaagataaaaaatttgCGACTGAACGCTCGCTCAGCCTCTCTCTATTTTGCCCAGTTATATTATTGATTGCTCTCGAAAAACATTTCAGCCTATGAATGGTATCGTCGGAATTTCCTTTCCTTATTCAGCTATGGACAAAGCATGTAATTAGGACTGAGGAAGAAGGGAAAcgctattttgttttcttttccagaaTCGATAGATTCaagacattttcaaaaatgattttgtttgactcagtaaataagtaaataagcTTGACACTTGATTTTCTTCAACAATAGGTTTTTTTCACTCACCCAAACTACTAATGGTAATATTTCTACGGTGTCTTGAGTTTCAAAtgaaactgtaaaaaaaaattaaagaaacctGAAGGTATTTTtcgcattgtaataaaatcGAATTCCTTTTAACAGTGGGATTTtagtaaactttaactggctttacgtacGTAAAtcaaaatagaggtgatgtatgaaaagccgcgcgtaaacgtaaaagttgaacctcgctcaacttttacgtttacgcgcggcttttcatacaacacctgtattttaatttacgcacgtaaagccagttaaagtttacgtccgtacgcacgtaaaaattacgcgaaaGTGGAAATCCGCCTTAAAGCTGCATCCACGTAATTCGTTACTTAGGAGATTTCTACAAGTTGTGGTCTGTGAATATTACACATTAGTCGGCTCCTGTTTATTtatacaattaattttttttttaaactcatactgttatttaatatttattctACTTTTTTTATGATGTTGGAGTTGATCAAGTTTCATTATTCCGGAAATGTTCTGTTCGATTTTCGTAGTTCTCTTGCCTTGTTTATGACATTTTAACATCTTCGAGAATTGCCTGCGGAAAGATCTGTTCATCACTCCATAAATAAACGGATTTATAGCGCTGGAGGTGTAAGCAAAGTATGCATAGGCTAAGTAAACTCGACGATCGAACCAACCTTGCCTCATTATATCTACAAAGTCAATGACAAGGCAGGGAatccaacaaagaaagaacgcaaTTACGATAACACAAACAGTGCGAGTGACGATGATTTCGGCCGAGTTGAAGCTGGAAAAAGATGCTGATGAGATGCTTCTTACAGAGAGGCGTCTAAAGTGCTTCCTGATTGCTACAAAAACTTTCAAATAGCAATATGTGATTATGAAGGCGGGGAGGAACACAAACGCAATGCAAGAGAAGATGGTGTATATTCGACTACTTCTGATCGATCGATATAAGCTAACACAAATCGCTTTTCCtggatgaaaaacaaacatgttgCTGTGTTGGCCAAACGTTATGGTTGCTAAAATTATGAAGGAGAATAAACTTACAGCCGCAATCATTATGCCAGTGTACCCAGGGGTAAAGATCTTTTTGTACAAGTCCGGCTTCGTTACTCGATAATATCGGTTGATAGCAGTTAGCGCCATGACTTGAAGAGAGACGAACGCAAGAAAATGGACAAGAAATCCTTGAATGTGGCAGAGGGTGGATCCAAAAATCCACTCCCCGGCAACAAGGGCTCCCTCGGATAGAGGCATGGCAGTAAAGGACATGACGATATCGCTGACAGCTAGCGTCAAGACGAAAACGTTTGTGACGGATCGAAGGTGGCCATtcttaaagaaagaaatacacAACAGAGTATTTCCAACAACGGAGGCAATgttgatgagaaaaagaatacCAACTTCTCCGAACTGAGAAACTCTGGTGCGGTTTGTCAATGTGATTCCAGCCGGAAAAAGTGCTTTTGTGAAATTTGTTTCCATTGTCTCAGCAACCTCAGAAGTTGAATGTATTTTCAAACCAAGGAAATattgttcaaaatttcttCCACTGGTGTTCTTTGCAGTTGTCTAATCGTTCTACCCAAGGAAAAGAATAGGAATCAATTGATTCTTCACATAAACTCGCATATAAATAATAGGAAAATATTCGCAGTTAGCGACGCGAACAATCGTGAACGTACCTACTAACGTAAATACAACTCCCACGATTAGTTTAAAACGCATAGCGATCTAAAATAACACATGGCAACATAAACAAGTTATGGTAATTTACAGACCTCCAAGAGGCAGATAGTCAAAATGAGTGTGGGAGGGTCTCACCTCAGTGAGCTGAATGTTCGCTGGTGACGGCAAACCTTTTGTTCATCCGCTTTCTTTAGGTGACTTGGGACTAATTAATTTCTTCCTATTGTTTGCGTAGAGGGGTCTACCTTTGAGAGCTTAGAAAGAATTAcacttttaaaattgaaaatagagaatacaTACATATCTCAATTGGATCCGATCAAGCCATCAGTTTGATAATTATGGTTTGATGTGTGAACAGAATATTCGAATCATCGCTAGAACACTAATAGGACGATTTATTAAAATGACGGCTCACTGTAAATATCAATGTAagactaaattaaaaaaggcaACGAAATTGGGCTGTAATAGCTAGGAATAACTTGCAATTGTCTGGAATTGGTACAATTTGCCGTCTAAAATTTGCCCATTCTGTTTAACGATTGTTTAAAGTTCGCAACGTTAACTTTTCAACCGACTAAATTTACCATAAGTCATGTCCtacaattaatttaattatatgTAAATGCTTTGGATTTCTATGAATTTAACTGACAATTTTCCAAAACAACCCAATGtttttaaagcttttgatTATTCCTCGAACAAGATGCAAAACTTTCGGTGATCGTGCATTTGCGGGCCCAAAAATATGGAACAGTCTTCCTTTATACATTAGAGAGACTTAAAACcttcataatttcaaaaataaactaaaaacacACCTTTTTAAAGAAGCTTTTTATAAAGAACAGTAATATCTAAGGacactattatttttattttacccttAATATAgacatttgttaaattttgagacatttttaaggaCATTTTTTCGGTAAATTGTAAAGTGCTTAGAATTTTATATAGGCGTTATatgaatatatttttataaCTTAAAAATTTCGCAATGAAACAGCATGATAGACGAAACTTCCAAGGATGAGTAGTGAAGATAATTGCATTGACGAATCCGGCGCTGTTGCGAAATGAAGTAAGACCCGTTAGGAAATCGAAATCTAACTTCCTGATTCCAAAGTTAATTCCCCGCTGGGAAAACATTCTGTTAATAAGAACTATATAAGCCATGTGAAAAGCAAACCGACTGTGAGCTTTTTAAGTAAGAATTCactaaattatttaggaacacgaaatattttgACTTTTATCCAAGCTAGGATGCTTTTAGAAAGACATATTTTACTGGAGTTCCAATCAGTCGAAGCAGAAATCAAAGTTTCCAGCTATTGAACTGATCTGTTCCTGCTATcgttaaatgaaattttgattttaactAAACTCGACAGCATGTAAGAACAGATATTATGCAAACACGTATGGCTccagagagaaaaataaaacattgttttttgtttactcCCGCTCATAGAAGACTAAATCAATTCATACAGCCTCCGGTGTAAATTACAATCATTTATCAGATTCTACGTGCCAAAAGTATGTacataaaaatgataataatagcaaaacagaaaaataatacTGCAGGCGTTGTGTCTGAGTAGAGAAAGGTATTTATTgtcaacacttgaagaaagaaagaaaagtcgGAGAAAATTCTGGGTTAATTAGTCCACTTTGTAACTGCTAACTATTTCGTTTTACTTTTTCGCTAAAGCAGTGATAAATTATCTTTTTAGATTTCAATAACAGATTGTAATTAAAACAACTTCCAATGGCGTTTTCCTATCGCGGTTTTTCTAGcagtttctgttttctttaaagTGCCATCTAATTCAACATATTATCATTTACTGATTTTAAATGTGAGAGTGAAACATTCACTCTGAGGTATATAATTGAATccaaaaagtgcaaaaataaaaaaagcaaaataaactGCGACAACCTTATTTAACGTCGATAACTCGTATTATAACAGTATCAACTGTGTGACACACTTATTTCGCTGCTGTTAACTCAAATATGACAAACTTCGGTATTCAAACTGTGCCAGGAATACGTATGCACTTTCCGAAAGATGAAACATTACGGCAGAAGCGGATTCGGTTTGTCCGAATTCACAGCAAAGATTTCGTCCCTGTGGAAAAGCCGGATTTGTGTTGTGCGCATTTTGACAATATGAGTCGATGGTGGGCTAGGAAGTCACTTACAGAAAGAGTTGGATACCTCTTTTCGTGGCTCGGCAGCTCGTTAGTGGAGCTCTAATTCAACATTAGGTTTTATCGCTTTTACTTACTCATTTGACGTTCACAAACACTGAAGGATATTAGTTTCAAGCgttttattcaaaaatttaCTTGCTAGAACTCTTGTTTGAAGCAATTCCGGTTTAAAATTGTTTGCGTGAAACTCAGTTCTTTTCTCATAAGCATATGTTATACATTTCATGATAGATAACTATAGCACTAAAACTCAGTTAAATTTGCCACGCTGTCTACAATTTAACTCGCCTTCATCGCTTGTGTGTGGTAATAGTAGGTTTCACGGTAGCCATCTTGTAAGTAGGGCTAGAATGCTCGGAGAGACTGGGGCATTTTATTTGATTGTTCTTTTTTATCGAATTTCGATGGAAGACGAAAAATATCCGTTCGAGGACTTTCTTCATATGACTTTAAGCTCTCTTCACGATTATTTAGGGCTTAGAGCTCTTTCGAAATCAGGTTGTGAAGCTGAACTCGTCGCTCGAGCTTTTGGCACGTACGAGTTGAAAGCACCGATCAAGTacacacaagaaaaaatatcccaagaactcaagaaattataaattattgcaGTATCTTGATATTCTATTTATCTATATCTATTTGTATTATAAGTCTGTGTATTACTTCAGTTTGTCTACCATTTATATACCATTGTGATTTAAAAATACCAGACATTGcagtataataataacatttgtACATGTACTTTTTATcaaagtattttattttcaaaggcACATAATACCATAAGTGCCTAAATAATAGCAAGATTTCAACTAAAtacaagtttctattttttacACAATAAGTGGTCCCTGTAAGTTACATAATGCAGCACACACAACAAGTATGTCATCAGCTAGTGGAATGACAGATAATGACATTTCTTGTCTAAGAACtctaaaaactttttttctcctaATCGCCCTCTCGACATGTATTCCAATATTAGCAATTTGTGAGGTTTGTTGTACATCATTGGCACACATTTGCATGATGTGCACCCATAGTCAGTAACTCCTCTCTTATTTTGAAGCCCCTGTATGCTAGCACTAAATCATTTCGCTCAATTTGGTTCAAAAAACCACTCTCTCTAACAAAGTGGATGTCACTTGCCCTCCCACCATAAACAGGTGAAACCCATGACACTGCTCCTCTAGGAGTTATTGCAACCAAGAATTTAATGGTGTGGTGTTGCTCAGTGTATTCAGACCACAATGCCGCTGCCACATCCAGGGCTGTTGGTGTTTCTGTAAATACCTCACTGCAGTCTATCGTAACCCTGCACTTAGGATACATTTTCTTGAAACAATaaggtaagttttttttcacttgaacTTTTGAGGGCCACACAATCAATACCCCGAGCTCTCTAGCCAAAAAATTAATCGACGTTGTAAGTATAGGTGAAAGCTGTGATGACGTAACATCAAACCTGAAGGCTAAGTCTTCAACTAACAGTGCCATCCGCAACTTCATAAGTACTAAAAGAAACTCTTGTTCAAGAGAAAGACGTCTTTGGGGTCCTTTCCGATCACTGAAGTCCTTTTCTTGCGAGAGGTCGGAAGATTGATTGGCTCTCGTTGATGACTCGATTCCTGGAGCTCTCCACCCTCGCTCTTTTCTTCGGAGAATGATAATTTAAATCTCGCTCACATAAATAAAGTAGGAAAACTGTTTTCAGTCGTTGGTTTCCCGTCCACAAAGTGATTGGAACAGATCCTCACTGATATCAAACTTTGGGTTTGAATTTGTCTTAACAATAAGCTGGCTAAACGCTCCTTCTATGGTCATTTCTATTGTTCGACGACATCCGGCTCTTTTGTTAGGAAAACATAGGTTTGAAAGAGCCGACGCTTAGCTGATCAGCCGAGCGCGAGATTTGAAATTTTCGTTGATTAGCGAGACAACAAATACAATTCTCTCTGGTGGATGGGTAAGTGGAATTGTTGTCAGAGACAATGACAAGCTACCGGGTCCGAGAGGGGAAGATTTGCTCGAGCGCATTTTTTCGGAGGGAGGGATGGTTCAAAATACTTGTCATTTCGAAACAACCGCTACAGATCGACGGGTGACAGACTGGTTCTTAAACTTATTCCTAActaaacaagtaaaaatttaaTCCGCCGgcgtttttgaaatttaaaactcGCACACTTTTGGGCAAACcatcaattttcattcattcacttTTTTCACGCACTAACGAAACAGTCAGAAACTCATTCCGCTACTTCTGAAACATTCAAAATCACTTACTTTCGCGCTTTTGTCGCTCGGGCCACACAATTCTAAGTTCACATGTTCCGCGTCTCCTTCAATAGAATTTAAATTTGCACCCTTTCGCGTGAGCCCAACAGGTTTTAAAACCCTTTCCCGCGACTTACTTAAAATTCGTTACGCAACTGTGGCACAAATCAAACAATTATAAAACTCGTACCGCGGCTAATTGAGAATTCGAAATCAAGAATTTTCGCTCAagcaaaacagtttttacaatCTAAAAGTCATTCCTCGACTTACTCAGCattaggaaaagaaaaaaaaaacaaacatccTTCACGTGTTTCAACTGTGCTTATTAGCAGGGCGGACTGTTTTTAGGTATATAAGAAAACTATTCTTTTGTGAACTATAACATCGATTGTCTTTGAAATACGCGCCGCTTGATTACCGTCATTCTTCTCTTGTTTTATCGTGAATGGTCTATTAAGCATTTGAATGCTAACGTAAATTCATAGTTAGTATAGAAGCGTCTCCCAAGAAAAAGGTATTCAGATTAGTTTCACGTCACTGACACACCCGGACTTCTTCATCGACCCAGCTGTCGTAGGCTTTGCCGTAACCAGCTCAACGAACGAGATATTGAACTCGGCCATCGGTATCAGTTCTTCTACCTGATACTTTGGAAACTTCATAGAACTTACTCATTTTCATAGAAAATACCTCAACCATGTGTTTTTAAGAGTGACTGTATGAATAAAGTTGCATGTATTATATAGCGGCCTAGTTGATTAATGAATTGATCACAATGGCTAAGATTCGAAGGCACCTATTaaggaaacaatgaaaagaaatctaGTACGACAGATCTGTTcccgttgttgtttttgtttttctaaagaTTAATTCAAGTCCTAAGAACACTTACaagtaaaacatttcagtcaacgctttcttctttttactaacttttttttttcagttgtgtgcGCCGCATCTTTTTTCACCGCGCGTCATGCTAAAGGTGTGATATAATCACACCTTTTTGGGCGCTTTGAACTAAATTCTGTTGCCGTCTTGGTTTGCGCTTTAGCCATTTATTTCCTTGCTCCGATTTAACCGAAGGCAATTTATTAACTCGAATGTAATAAATTGACTCCTTGTAATTGTTGATCAGTTAAGACGTTACGATACCGCGGGTACGAATAAAAGTGAAGAACAAGCactgaaaagataaaaaaaacaaacacttcaaactatgttttgaagacaaagtttaccaaaaagcaaattttaaaaatctgcGAACCGactttattctttcttttagtAAAGTTGTCTAGCAGCAAAATTCCCAAATTCAACATGTCAGTGTAAACGCAAGGAATCGACGTGGAAAAGTCTAGACTGTAATGGCGGGGCGTCTTTTCGGTTGGCCGACACAGTTCCTTCTCCTCCCCCGTGCGCCGTCCGTCGTCTCCCACTTTGGAGGATACATTAATGCCCAAGGATACTACCCTTGGGTGAAAATTTGCTCGACCGAAAATTTCTCGCCTACACTTGACGCTTGCCGAGCTCGATTTTGAATATCCGACAATCAAATCCCTGAGGGCACTCAACAATAGCGCTATTgttctaaaaaattcaaaccatAACAATAGGCAAAGTTTGATATGTGGTTTTCCCCATTTGAAATTCGCTAGGCCTTTAGACACCTGCGATATCcagtgttgttttcttttttcgtcttTCGGGAAAGCATGGAATATTAATTCTTTAacatgatttcttttgcacaATTTAGTCGGATGTCTCACTGTCACAACCAGCAACACTGCAACGATCGTGGCCTCCCATTTAAGCAATACAAGACAAAACCAGTTGTAAAGTAGGCAAAATCAAACACAGTTCACACTAAACAGGAAACCGTACACCATCGTGCCCTACTGGCCCCAGTCTCTCCGAGCATTCTAGCCCTACTTACAAGATGGTGTCGGCTACCGTGAAACCTACTATGGCTCGATCGTTGCATGGGATATGTTCGAACAACTCCAACATCTACTATTTCGTTCAAACTAAAGAACTTTAATCACACGGACTTTCGATTTACTCGGAATCACTTGTTGTTTTCCTGCAGAAAGTTCAGTTATTCTTGATAACGCTTCGATCGAGCTGTAATTAAAGGCGCTGTGGGAAGCaaacagggagcttaagcaaacacgacgtcgacgaaagcgagaacgtcatctaaaaatgtaacttcgcgtttctgcaatcattttttaattattcaatgtcattatgcttgaaaaatgtgttctaactatcctggaattaagttggaaccagcgcttgggacatataagaagacaaaatcgaacatttgtcatcatgcGCTCAAGTCGTCCACTCAACTGCAAAACTGGTCacttcacgtcgtagaaagaacgagaacgtcgacaaaatgtcaaaaaatgaaaaaatgcacgtggaaagcgtgcaaaaatactgtttttcattgtcaaatatgcaaatttgtggggtttttgttgccgtcgtcgtagTGTTTGCTTAAGGTCCCttatagggagtttaagatctacgacgcaaCAGTAACGAAAACGtggctcaaaattgcaagttcaagaaaattcaaattggcggctgtgtgttcacgttctctgtaaaacttaagaaatggtcatttcacgtcgccgatttgccgagaacgggaaagaaatgtacagaaatgaaaaaggcacgtgaagggcgtgcaaagctttaaattgttttgcttcgttaaatatgcaaaatttttgtcgcgtcgtagatcttaaactctgTAATACCTCTTCGAGGCATCTGCTGCGTCCTAAGCGTCGCTTCGAGCAAAAACTCTTGCACAGTCCAAGAGACTCAAATCAATGAATTTTTACGTTCTAAAAAGGGCAAAAAACTCAATTCAGTtg contains:
- the LOC141874274 gene encoding melatonin receptor type 1B-B-like, with the protein product METNFTKALFPAGITLTNRTRVSQFGEVGILFLINIASVVGNTLLCISFFKNGHLRSVTNVFVLTLAVSDIVMSFTAMPLSEGALVAGEWIFGSTLCHIQGFLVHFLAFVSLQVMALTAINRYYRVTKPDLYKKIFTPGYTGIMIAAVSLFSFIILATITFGQHSNMFVFHPGKAICVSLYRSIRSSRIYTIFSCIAFVFLPAFIITYCYLKVFVAIRKHFRRLSVRSISSASFSSFNSAEIIVTRTVCVIVIAFFLCWIPCLVIDFVDIMRQGWFDRRVYLAYAYFAYTSSAINPFIYGVMNRSFRRQFSKMLKCHKQGKRTTKIEQNISGIMKLDQLQHHKKSRINIK